In Synechocystis sp. PCC 6714, the following are encoded in one genomic region:
- a CDS encoding Fe(3+) ABC transporter substrate-binding protein — translation MVHKLSRRLFLSIGTAFTVVVGSQFLSSCGQSPDGPIANTPGEGQVINLYSSRHYNTDNELYAKFTEETGIKVNLIEGKADELLERIKSEGASSPADVLLTVDLARLWRAEQDGIFQSVESEILETNIPEYLRSPEGLWFGFTKRARVIMYNKAKVKPEELSTYENLADPKWKGRVIIRSSSNEYNQSLVASLVVADGEESTLEWAKGFVSNFAREPQGNDTAQIQAVSSGEADLTLANTYYMGRLLESDDPSQKAIAENVGVFFPNQEGRGTHVNVSGVGVVKTAPNREGAVKFIEFLVSEPAQTFLAENNYEYPVLAGVPLNKSVASFGEFKSDTTNLDQLGPALAPATKIMNEAGWK, via the coding sequence ATGGTCCATAAGTTATCCCGCCGCCTATTTTTGTCCATTGGAACTGCCTTTACCGTTGTGGTGGGCTCCCAGTTTCTCAGTAGCTGTGGTCAGTCCCCCGATGGGCCGATCGCCAATACACCGGGGGAAGGGCAAGTGATTAATTTGTATTCATCCCGGCACTATAACACCGACAACGAACTGTATGCCAAATTCACGGAAGAAACGGGCATCAAAGTTAATTTGATTGAAGGCAAGGCGGATGAACTGCTGGAAAGGATTAAGTCTGAAGGAGCTAGCAGTCCAGCGGATGTGCTCCTCACAGTGGATTTGGCCCGTTTATGGCGGGCGGAGCAAGATGGAATTTTCCAATCGGTGGAAAGTGAAATTTTAGAAACGAACATTCCGGAATATCTCCGCTCTCCGGAAGGGCTGTGGTTTGGTTTCACTAAGCGGGCTCGGGTAATTATGTATAACAAAGCCAAGGTAAAACCTGAAGAGTTGTCCACCTACGAAAATCTAGCCGATCCCAAATGGAAAGGTCGGGTTATCATCCGTTCTTCTAGTAATGAATATAACCAATCCCTGGTGGCTTCCTTGGTGGTGGCCGATGGGGAAGAATCTACTTTGGAGTGGGCTAAGGGTTTTGTGAGCAATTTTGCTAGGGAGCCCCAGGGTAATGACACGGCCCAAATCCAGGCGGTATCCTCCGGTGAAGCGGACCTAACATTGGCCAACACCTATTACATGGGACGGTTGCTGGAAAGTGATGATCCCTCCCAGAAGGCGATCGCCGAAAATGTGGGGGTATTCTTTCCCAACCAGGAAGGACGGGGTACCCACGTTAACGTCAGTGGTGTCGGCGTGGTCAAAACTGCCCCCAATCGGGAAGGTGCGGTTAAGTTTATTGAATTTTTGGTCAGCGAACCGGCCCAGACCTTTTTGGCGGAAAACAACTACGAATATCCTGTTTTGGCCGGAGTTCCCCTCAATAAATCGGTGGCTTCCTTTGGGGAATTTAAGTCCGACACCACCAATTTGGATCAATTGGGCCCCGCTTTAGCCCCCGCTACCAAAATTATGAACGAAGCGGGCTGGAAGTAA